The Terriglobales bacterium genome contains a region encoding:
- a CDS encoding DMT family transporter, producing MAKARTIGTLYGGLGMVSFSLTLPATRAAVLHIHPAVVAFGRPVVAAVLAAILLIVTRQRPPARRYWGSFVLIIIGLVIGVPLTFSWGMHALPSAHGAITLGLLPLATALVAALRAGERPSTRFWVASAIGSAAVLAWAWINGAGNIQSGDIILLLSVAASALGYAEGARVAREIPGWQVTSWALVFGAPLLIIPLALAMRAHPPVAATPAAWSAFAYICLVSQWLGMFAWLKGLSTGGIARIGQTQLLQPFCTFAFAAALLGETVTLPMVLAAGVVVAAVAVARNAPVELRHSSYDNEPDVNEPDVLDV from the coding sequence ATGGCAAAAGCTCGGACAATCGGAACTCTCTACGGCGGCCTCGGCATGGTCTCTTTCAGCCTGACGCTGCCCGCCACCCGTGCTGCTGTGCTTCACATCCATCCCGCGGTTGTCGCTTTCGGACGTCCCGTCGTCGCTGCCGTGCTCGCGGCTATCCTGCTCATCGTGACCCGCCAGCGTCCGCCCGCTCGCCGCTACTGGGGCAGCTTCGTCCTCATCATCATTGGCCTGGTGATTGGCGTTCCGCTGACGTTTTCCTGGGGCATGCACGCGCTGCCCTCGGCGCACGGCGCCATCACGCTCGGCTTGCTTCCGCTGGCGACCGCGCTGGTTGCGGCGTTGCGTGCCGGAGAGCGGCCGTCGACGCGCTTCTGGGTCGCCAGCGCCATCGGCAGTGCCGCCGTTCTCGCATGGGCCTGGATCAACGGCGCGGGAAACATTCAATCCGGCGACATCATCCTTCTGCTCTCGGTGGCGGCCTCCGCCCTCGGTTACGCCGAAGGCGCCCGCGTTGCCCGCGAGATTCCCGGATGGCAGGTGACCAGTTGGGCTCTCGTCTTTGGCGCGCCCCTGCTTATCATCCCGCTTGCGCTCGCGATGCGCGCGCATCCACCCGTCGCCGCGACGCCCGCCGCCTGGAGCGCGTTTGCCTACATCTGCCTCGTCAGCCAGTGGCTCGGTATGTTTGCCTGGCTCAAAGGACTCTCTACCGGAGGGATCGCGCGCATTGGCCAGACCCAGCTCCTGCAGCCGTTCTGCACCTTTGCCTTTGCCGCCGCTTTGCTCGGCGAAACGGTTACCCTACCCATGGTCCTTGCCGCCGGTGTCGTGGTGGCTGCGGTAGCAGTTGCCCGCAATGCTCCGGTTGAACTTCGTCACAGCTCCTATGACAATGAACCTGATGTCAATGAACCTGATGTCCTTGACGTCTGA
- a CDS encoding cytochrome c, protein MKANLSRWAFVPIFILLLWFACTRGPQKGPPAASPTSGAELYAAECASCHGVSAKGDGPAAAALKVPPPDLTVLAKRNGGRYTDGQVYQIIEWGGAIASHGSREMPVWGVAFRPLSNENQKQVSDRIQALTDYIGTLQVK, encoded by the coding sequence ATGAAGGCAAATTTATCGCGCTGGGCCTTCGTCCCAATCTTCATTCTGCTCTTGTGGTTTGCCTGCACGCGCGGACCGCAGAAGGGGCCGCCGGCAGCCAGCCCTACCTCGGGCGCCGAACTCTACGCCGCAGAGTGCGCCAGCTGCCACGGCGTCTCCGCCAAAGGTGATGGCCCCGCGGCGGCTGCGCTCAAGGTCCCCCCGCCCGACTTGACGGTCCTCGCCAAGCGCAACGGTGGCCGTTATACCGACGGCCAGGTGTACCAGATCATCGAGTGGGGAGGCGCCATTGCCAGTCACGGCTCGCGCGAGATGCCGGTTTGGGGCGTGGCTTTCCGTCCTCTCAGCAACGAGAACCAGAAGCAGGTTTCCGACCGCATTCAAGCGCTCACCGACTACATCGGCACGCTGCAGGTAAAGTAG